A window of Lagopus muta isolate bLagMut1 chromosome 14, bLagMut1 primary, whole genome shotgun sequence contains these coding sequences:
- the NDST1 gene encoding bifunctional heparan sulfate N-deacetylase/N-sulfotransferase 1, with protein sequence MTVLAKARRGIRQVSPQVVLLLLFAFCLLSVFVSAYYLYGWKRGLEPSGDVPGPDCDEPKVAPSRLLPLKALKVADSSRTDPLVLVFVESLYSQLGQEIVAILESSRFKYRTEIAPGKGDMPTLTDKDRGRFALIIYENILKYVNLDAWNRELLDKYCVEYGVGIIGFFKANENSLLSAQLKGFPLFLHSNLALKDCSINPKSPLLYITRPSEVEKGVLPGEDWTVFQSNHSTYEPVLLAKTKSAESIPHMSVDAALHTTVMQDLGLHDGIQRVLFGNNLNFWLHKLVFVDAVSFLTGKRLSLPLDRYILVDIDDIFVGKEGTRMKVEDVKALFDTQNELRTHIPNFTFNLGYSGKFFHTGTDAEDEGDDLLLSYVKEFWWFPHMWSHMQPHLFHNQSVLAEQMTLNKKFAVEHGIPTDMGYAVAPHHSGVYPVHVQLYEAWKQVWSIKVTSTEEYPHLKPARYRRGFIHNGIMVLPRQTCGLFTHTIFYNEYPGGSSELDKIINGGELFLTVLLNPISIFMTHLSNYGNDRLGLYTFKHLVRFLNSWTNLKLQTLPPVQLAQKYFQIFSEEKDPLWQDPCEDKRHKDIWSKEKTCDRFPKLLIIGPQKTGTTALYLFLGMHPDLSSNYPSSETFEEIQFFNGHNYHKGIDWYMEFFPIPSNTTSDFYFEKSANYFDSEVAPRRAAALLSKAKVITILINPADRAYSWYQHQRAHDDPVALKYTFHEVITAGPEAAAKLRTLQNRCLVPGWYATHIERWLNSYHANQILVLDGKLLRTEPAKVMETVQKFLGVTNFIDYHKTLAFDPKKGFWCQLLEGGKTKCLGKSKGRKYPEMDSDSRAFLRDYYRDHNIELSKLLYKMGQTLPTWLREELQSTRP encoded by the exons ATGACTGTGCTGGCAAAGGCCCGGAGGGGTATCCGACAGGTATCTCCCCAGGtcgtgctgctcctgctcttcGCATTCTGCCTGCTCAGTGTTTTTGTCTCAGCATATTATTTATATGGGTGGAAAAGGGGCTTGGAGCCCTCGGGGGATGTGCCAGGGCCGGACTGTGATGAACCCAAGGTTGCCCCTTCCCGCTTGCTCCCACTGAAGGCCCTCAAAGTGGCCGATTCCTCCCGCACAGACCCATTGGTGCTGGTGTTTGTGGAGAGCCTCTACTCCCAGCTGGGTCAGGAGATTGTGGCCATTCTGGAGTCGAGCCGCTTCAAGTACAGGACAGAGATTGCCCCTGGAAAGGGGGACATGCCCACATTGACTGACAAAGACCGGGGACGCTTCGCACTCATCATTTATGAGAACATCCTCAAATACGTCAACCTGGACGCCTGGAATCGGGAGCTGCTGGACAAGTACTGCGTGGAGTACGGCGTGGGCATCATTGGCTTCTTCAAG gCCAATGAGAACAGCCTGCTGAGCGCACAGCTGAAGGGCTTCCCCCTCTTCCTCCACTCCAACCTGGCGCTGAAGGACTGCAGCATCAACCCCAAGTCACCCCTCCTGTACATCACCAGGCCCAGCGAGGTGGAGAAGGGGGTGCTCCCCGGTGAGGACTGGACCGTTTTCCAGTCCAACCACTCCACCTACGAGCCCGTCCTGCTGGCCAAGACCAAGTCAGCCGAGTCAATCCCACATATGAGCGTGGATGCAGCGCTGCACACCACAGTGATGCAGGACCTGGGCCTCCACGATGGCATCCAGAGGGTGCTTTTTGGCAACAACCTCAACTTCTGGCTGCACAAGCTGGTCTTTGTGGATGCCGTCTCCTTCCTGACAGGGAAAAGGCTCTCCCTGCCCCTCGATCGTTACATCCTGGTGGACATTGATGATATATTTGTGGGCAAGGAGGGCACTCGCATGAAGGTGGAAGATGTCAAG GCGCTGTTTGACACACAGAATGAGCTGCGCACCCACATCCCAAATTTCACTTTCAACTTGGGATACTCAGGGAAATTCTTCCACACAG GTACTGACGCCGAGGATGAAGGTGACGATCTGCTGCTGTCCTATGTGAAGGAGTTCTGGTGGTTCCCACACATGTGGAGCCACATGCAGCCTCACCTCTTCCACAACCAGTCGGTTCTTGCTGAGCAGATGACCTTAAACAAGAAATTCGCTGTC GAGCATGGCATCCCCACTGACATGGGGTATGCAGTGGCCCCCCACCACTCCGGTGTCTACCCTGTCCACGTGCAGTTGTATGAAGCTTGGAAGCAGGTTTGGTCAATCAAAGTCACGAGCACAGAAGAATACCCCCACCTGAAACCTGCTCGCTATCGCCGTGGCTTCATCCACAACGGCATCATG GTCCTCCCCCGACAAACCTGTGGCCTCTTCACACACACCATCTTCTACAACGAATACCCTGGTGGCTCCAGTGAGCTGGACAAGATCATCAATGGAGGTGAACTGTTCCTGACGGTGCTCCTCAACCCT ATCAGCATCTTCATGACCCATTTGTCCAATTATGGCAATGACCGCCTGGGTTTGTACACCTTCAAACACCTCGTCCGCTTCCTCAACTCCTGGACCAACCTGAAGCTGCAGACGTTGCCACCTGTGCAGCTGGCACAGAAATACTTCCAGATCTTCTCCGAGGAGAAGGACCCTCTGTGGCAG GATCCCTGTGAAGACAAGCGTCACAAAGACATTTGGTCCAAAGAAAAGACTTGTGACCGATTCCCAAAGCTCCTCATCATTGGGCCTCAAAAAACAG GAACAACTGCCCTTTATCTCTTCTTGGGGATGCACCCGGACCTGAGCAGCAACTACCCCAGCTCAGAGACCTTTGAGGAGATACAGTTCTTCAATGGACACAACTATCACAAGGGCATAGACTG GTACATGGAGTTTTTCCCCATCCCCTCCAACACCACCTCTGACTTCTACTTTGAAAAAAGTGCCAACTACTTTGACTCAGAAGTGGCTCCCCGGcgagctgcagccctgctctctaAGGCCAAAGTCATCACAATCCTCATCAACCCTGCAGATCGAGCCTACTCCTGGTATCAG CATCAGCGAGCCCACGACGACCCGGTCGCCCTGAAGTACACCTTCCACGAGGTGATCACAGCTGGGCCTGAGGCTGCTGCAAAGCTGCGGACCCTGCAGAACCGCTGCCTGGTGCCAGGCTGGTATGCCACCCACATCGAGCGCTGGCTGAACAGCTACCATGCCAACCAG ATTCTCGTCCTGGACGGCAAGCTGCTCCGAACAGAACCTGCCAAAGTGATGGAAACAGTCCAGAAATTCCTAGGTGTGACCAACTTCATCGATTACCACAAGACCCTGGC GTTTGACCCAAAGAAAGGATTCTGGTGTCAGCTTCTAGAAGGAGGCAAAACCAAATGCTTGGGGAAGAGCAAAGGGAGGAAGTACCCTGAGATGGATTCAGAT TCACGGGCCTTCCTGCGGGACTATTACAGGGACCATAACATCGAGCTCTCCAAGCTGCTGTACAAAATGGGGCAGACGCTGCCCACCTGGCTGCgggaagagctgcagagcaccag ACCCTAA